A genomic window from Bacillota bacterium includes:
- a CDS encoding sigma-70 family RNA polymerase sigma factor encodes MEAEEKRDVTVPTDEILVKKIQQGDLQAFEILVNRYQNRIYNMALRMLGVPEDAKDATQEIFVRTYRSMDKFRGDAKFSTWLYRLATNRCLDIVRIKNREGDRNVSLESDGIPVEKLADSAPSPEEVAARHDTRDRVRSAIKELPENYRMALILYHYQGLSYREIANVLELSTNTVATHIARAKEKLRKKLLGGEDSALPTSKGKPGKVSGRRMFAP; translated from the coding sequence ATAGAGGCCGAAGAGAAGAGGGATGTCACAGTGCCCACGGATGAAATATTAGTTAAAAAAATTCAGCAAGGGGACCTGCAGGCCTTTGAGATACTGGTTAATCGCTATCAAAACCGGATATATAATATGGCTCTACGCATGTTGGGTGTACCGGAAGACGCCAAGGATGCCACGCAAGAAATCTTTGTCCGCACCTACCGGTCAATGGATAAGTTTAGGGGAGATGCCAAATTTTCCACTTGGTTGTATAGATTAGCGACTAATCGCTGTCTGGATATAGTCAGAATTAAAAATAGGGAGGGAGACCGCAATGTATCCCTTGAGAGTGACGGGATTCCGGTAGAAAAGTTAGCTGATTCAGCGCCTAGTCCGGAAGAAGTAGCCGCCCGGCATGATACGCGAGACAGGGTGCGCAGTGCAATTAAGGAGTTGCCTGAGAATTACCGCATGGCTTTGATTTTGTATCACTATCAGGGGTTGAGTTACCGGGAAATAGCTAATGTACTGGAATTGTCTACGAATACTGTAGCTACTCACATTGCCCGGGCTAAAGAAAAATTACGAAAAAAACTTTTGGGGGGTGAAGACAGTGCGCTGCCAACGAGTAAAGGAAAGCCTGGTAAGGTATCTGGCCGGAGAATGTTTGCCCCATGA